TCTTTGCGGAGGGAGGGGCCGCCCAGCGGGGGTTTCGGGTTCTTGACCTTGATTTCCACGCCGCCCCAGAAGGCGAAGCCCGTGACGACCACCCGCGGGGCGCCCGGCCGGGACGGGCCCGGGCTGTGGCGCTGGTCGAAGGCGCCCATGAAGCCGAAGCCCCGTACGTCGAGCTCCACCCCGGGCGGCACCGTGATCTCGATGCCGCCCATGATCGCGACGCAGTTGATGACCACCTCGCGCTGTGCGAAGTCCGCCTCGCGCAGGTCCAGCTCGCCGCCGCCCCAGAACGCCACCGCGTCGAAGCGGGCGGGCACCGTCCACCGGCCCTTGCGCTGGAACCCCGACATGACCGCGACGGCCAGCGTGGAGGTGCCCGCCCCGCCGATCCGCCCCGCCCACGGCGCCGCCGCCGACCCGGCGACCGGTACCGGCTGTGCGGCCGGCCCCTCCGCCGCCGGCAGGTCCCGCGTCAGCGGTTCCAGTTCCGCGTACGTCCGGGACTTGTACGCCGCCTCCAGCCGCTCCTCGAATTCCTCCATGTCGAGCCGGCCCTCGGCGACGGCGTCCCGCAGACGCTCCGCCACCCGGTCCCGGTCGGCATCCGACGCCCTCAGCTCCGGCAACGGCTTCTCCGGCCGATCGTCACTCATGCGCACCAGACTATGCAGGGTTTCCCGGGAGTTGTATGGGGAGGCCCTGGGCACGTCCCTGAGATCGACCCCGGTTTTCCCCTGATCGAGCCGACGAACCAGCCGCCGCAACAGCCGCCGGACCAGCCGAAGGATCAGCCGCGGCCCGCGTACATGCGCGCGATCACGTCCTCGATGTCCGGCTCCCGCACCGACAGGTCCACCAGCGGGTACTCCGCCGCCACCGCCGCCACCAGCGGGGCCGCCGACGTCCCCGCCGGGAACGCCAGCCACTGCCGCGGCCCCTCCACCTTCACCACCCGCGCACCCGCCACCTCGATCGGCGCGAGTTCCCGCTCCAGGTCCACCACCAGGGTCCGCTCGCTCTCCCCCGCCGAGCCCGCCGAGCCCGCCGCGTGCAGACCGTCCAGTGCCCCGTCGTACATCAGCCGCCCGTGGTCGATCACCATCACCCGCTCGCAGAGCTGCTCGATGTCCTGGAGGTCGTGGGTGGTCAGCAGCACCGTCGTCCCGAGCTCCTCGTTCAACTGCCGCAGGAAGCCCCGTACCTTCGCCTTGCTCACCACGTCGAGCCCGATCGTCGGCTCGTCCAGGTACAGCACCTCCGGATCGTGCAGCAGCGCCGCCGCGATGTCCCCGCGCATCCGCTGCCCGAGCGACAGCTGCCGTACCGGTACGTCGAGCAGCTCGGCCAGGTCCAGCCGGTCCACGCAGCGCTCCAGGTTCTCCGCGAACCGCGCCGCCGGGATCCGGTACATCCGCCGCATCAGCCCGTACGAGTCCTTCAGCGGCAGGTCCCACCACAGCGTGGTGCGCTGCCCGAAGACCACCCCGATCCGGTGCGCGAGGCGCATCCGCTCCCGCGACGGGTCGATGCCCGCGACCCGCAGCCGGCCGCCGCTCGGGGTCAGGATGCCGGTCAGCATCTTGATCGTGGTCGACTTGCCGGCGCCGTTGGGCCCGATGTAGCCGACCATCTCGCCCCGGGCGACCTCGAAGCTGATCCCGTCCACCGCCCTCACCCGGCGTTTCTCCCGGCGCATCAGGCTCACCCGGCGCCGTACGTCGAAGACCTTCTCGACCCCGTCCAGCGAGATCAGCGCATCCGTGTCAGCCACAGCTAGCTCCCCGTGCTTCGGTACGAACGGACTCCCGCGCGCCACGCCAGCGACGCGGGCAGGAACACCAGGAAGGCGACCAGCGGGCTCAGGTACGCGACCCACCCGGGCAGTCCCAGCGGATCGGGCCGCCCCAGGACGTGCAGCGCGGGCAGCCAGTTGACGAAGGCGAGCGGCACGATGAAGGTGACCCCGCGCAGCAGGTCCTTCCCGAAGACCGTCGGCGGGTACTGCAGCATCGTGCAGCCGCCGTAGGTGAAGGAGTTCTGCACCTCCGCCGCGTCCCCGGCGACGAACTGGAAGGCCGCCCCGGTCACCATCACCGCCGCGAAGATCGCCGCCCCGGCCACGATCATCACGGGCACCATCAGCACCTTCCCGGCCGTCCAGTCCACCTCCAGGGTCCAGAGCGCCCAGCCCAGCACCCCGAGCCCCTGCATGACCCGGCCCAGCCGGCGCAGCGCGAACCGGTCCGCCGCCACCTGTGCGAGCACCGGGACCGGACGCACCAGCATCGTGTCCAGCGAGCCGTCCCGGATCCGGGCACCGATCCGGTCGGTGTTCCCCATCAGCAGGTCCGCCAGGCCCAGGGAGGCCGAGCAGGACCCGTACAAGAGGGCGATCTCGGGCAACGTGAAGCCGCCGAGGACGTCCACGTGGGAGAACATGATGAAGATCGCGACGAAGTCGAGCAGGGTGATCGCCGCGTTCCCGAAGGCGGACAGTGCGAAGGACGCCCGGTACGTCATCGTCGACCGGATCCACATCGCCACGATCAGCCCGTAGCCGCGCAGCCCCTCCCGGACCTCCCGTACGCGATCGCGCCCGCCGCGCGGACCCGCCCCCAGGGCCTTCAACTCCCGCCCCGGCACCGCCTCGACGACCCCGGCCGCCACTGCTCCCGCCGCCTCCACCCTCTCTACCGCCTCCGCCGCCTCCACCGCCTCCGCCTCCGCCTCAGCCACCCTGGACCACCACCTTCCGCGTCGCCGCCGACTGCAGCAGCCGCCCGGCGCCCAGCAGTACGAGCGCCCACCCGGCCTGGAACCCCAGCGCCCCGGCCGCGCCCCCGGCCCCCGCGTGCTTGCCCAGCAGGACGTCCATCGGAACCTGCAGCATCGCCGCCCACGGCAGGACGCGCACGAACTCGCCGAAGTCGCCCGGGAAGACGGTCAGCGGCAGCAGCATCCCGGAGAAGAAGATCGAGACGACGGTGGCCATCATGTTGATCCCGGACCCGTCCATCAGCCAGAAGGCGAGCAGCCCCAGCAGGTAGCGCACCGCGAAGCTCACCACCAGTCCGAGCGCGACGGAGAGCAGGAACAGCAGCCAGCGCAGCGGATCGGTGGGCAGCGCCAACCGGAACGCCAGCGCCCCCGCCACCAGCGGGACCAGCCCGCGCCCCAGCAGCTGGAAGCCCGCCCGGCCCATGTCGGCCGCGAGCCACCACATCTGAAGGTCCGCCGGCCGGTACAGGTCGACGGCGATGTCGCCCGTGCGCACCCGCTCCTGGATCTCCTCCTGGAAGCCGCCACCGATCAACGCCCCTGCGGCGAGCAGCGACTGGCTCACCCACACGAAGGTCAGGGCCTGCGCCTGGCCGTAGCCGCCGAGCCCCGGACGCTCGTCCCACAGCGCGATGTACGTGTACGCGACGATGAATCCGAACGTGGTGTTGGTGAACACCCCGGCCGCGGTCGCCGTCCCGTAGGTGGCGTACCGCCTGAATCCCCCTGCCGCGACCGCCAGGTAGAGACGCACTCTCCGGCGCACCGTATCCCTCCGTTTTCCACGTCGTTCCTACGTCGGCCAAAGCGCGCGAGCTTAGTGCGGAGGGGCGATCCACGCGACCGATTTACGCCCGTCCGGAGCGGAATCACCGGCCATCGGGTAGACACCATGAGGTACAGAAGTGGATATTTCGAACGGCGTCGAGGAGTCCTGGAGATGAGCGACCAGTCACCACCCCCGGGCTGGACCCCTCGCGACCCGGACACCCCGCCCGAAGCACGGAGACCACGGGCGAACCAGCGGCCCCGGCAGCAACCCGGGGACCGGCAACCGGAGGACCGGCAGCAACGTCAGTCCGAGCCGCAACCCCGCCCGCCCGCACCGGGGAAGAAGCCCCGCCGCAAGCGGACCGGCTGGCGCCGCCTCATCCCCACCTGGCGCATGGTCCTGGGTGCCGTCCTGCTCCTGGCCCTGCTCGTCGGCGGCGCCCTCGTCGCCGGCTACCTGCTGGTCGACATCCCGCCGGCCAACGCCGCCGCCACCGCCCAGTCCAACGTCTACCTCTACTCCGACGGCTCCCAGATCGCCCGCGACGGCGAGGTCAACCGCGTCAACGTGCCGCTCTCCCAGATCCCGCGGACCGTGCAGGAGGCCGTACTGGCCGCCGAGGACCGGGACTTCTACGCCGAACGGGCGGTGGACCCCAAGGCGATGCTCCGCGCCGCCTGGAACACCGCGACCGGCAAGGGCACCCAGTCCGGCTCCACCATCACCCAGCAGTACGTCAAGAACTACTACCTGGGCCAGGAACAGACGATCAAACGCAAGGTCAAAGAGTTCTTCATCGCGATCAAACTCGGCCGCGAGAAGTCGAAGGACTACATCCTCGAGGGCTACCTGAACACCAGCTACTTCGGCCGCAACGCCTACGGCATCCAGGCCGCCGCCCAGGCCTACTACGGCAAGGACGTCAGCAACCTCACCACCGCCGAGGGCGCCTACCTCGCCACCCTCCTCAACTCCCCCAGCGCCTTCGACGTGGTCGCCCACCCCCAGAGCCGCCCCCGCGCACTCGCCCGCTGGAACTACGTGCTCGACGGCATGGTCAAGAAGGGCTGGCTGTCCGAGACCGAGCGCGCCGCGACGCAGTTCCCCGAGCCCGGCAAGGTCCGCGCGGCCGCGGGCCTGTCCGGCCAGCGCGGCTACCTCGTGGAGGCGATCAAGGACTACATCGTCGAGAACAAGATCCTCGACGACAAGACCCTCGCCGAGGGCGGCTACCGCATCACCTCCACCATCGACAAGCGCCGTCAGAACGCCTTCGTCGCCGCCGTCGACGAGCAGATGGTCGGCAAACTCGACCCCGAAAAGCGCAAGGCGGACCGGCTGGTGCGGGCCGGCGGGGTCTCCATCGACCCGGCCACCGGCAAGGTCGTCGCCATGTACGGCGGCATCGACTACACCAAGCAGTACGTCAACAACGCGACCCGGCACGACTACCAGGTCGCCTCCACCTTCAAGCCGTTCGTCTTCGCGTCCGCGGTCGAGAACGACTCCCGCACCCAGGACGGCCGCCGGATCACCCCGAACACCGTCTACAACGGCGACAACAGGCGCCCGGTCGTCGGCGGCCGGATCCGCTTCAACCCCGAGAACGAGGGCCGGGTCTCGTACGGGAACATCACCGTCAACACGGCCACCGACCTCTCCGTCAACGCCGTCTACGCACAGATGGCGGTCGACGTCGGCACCAGCAAGGTCAAGCAGACCGCCATCGACCTCGGCATCCCCGCGGACACCCCGAACTTCGTTCCGGGCCCCGCCATGGCGCTCGGCACGATGCAGGCCAGCGTCCTGGACATGACCCAGGCCTACGCGACCCTCGCCGACCACGGCCGCCGCACCCCGTACACCTTCCTGGAGAAGATCACCAAGGGCGGCGACACGATCGGCCTGCCCGAGCGCACCCCCACCCAGGCCATCAGCCGCGAAGCCGCCGACACCACCACCTCCATGCTGGTCAGCGTCGTGGACAACGGCACCGGTACGGCGGCCCTGGCCGCCGGCCACCCGGCCGCCGGCAAGACCGGCACCGGCGAACTGGACCGCTCGGCCTGGTTCGCGGCCTACACCCCGAACCTCGTCACGGTCGTCTCGATGATGGGCCAGGACCCGGACACCGGGACCCTGCAGTCGCTCTACGGCGCCCTCGGCGAGGCCCGTATCGGCGGTGGCGGCTACCCGGCCCGGATCTGGGCCGCGTACACGAAGACCGCCCTGGAGGCCACCGACCCCGTCGACTTCGACCTGGAACTCCAGCCGGGCGCGGCGCAGCCCCCGCCCCCCTCCCCGGAATCCAACCCTCCGCAGGAGACGCCGGAGGACGAGTTCACGCCGAGGCCTCCGGTACGGCCGAGCCCGCCGACGGGCGGACAGACCCAGGGCGGCCGCGACAACGGAGGCCAGAACCAAGGGGGTCGCAACAACGGCGGCCAGAACCAGGGAGGACAGGACAACGGCGGCCAGGACAACGGCGGCCAGACGCAGGGCGGTCAGAACAACGCGGGCCAGGACAACGGCGGCCAGACGCAGGGCGGGCAGGACAACGGCGGCACCACCCAGGGCACCCAGGGGACGACGGGCACCCAGGGCGCCGACGGCGGGCCGGCCGAAGGCCTGCGCCCTCCACCGTCGGCGTTCCTCGAATGAGCGCCGACGAGCGCGGTCAGTGACCGGAAGTCACCTTCAGCCCCACCACGGCGACCAGCAGCAGACAGATGAAGAAGATCCGGGAGGCGGTGACGGGCTCGCCCAGCACCGCCATGCCGAGCACGGCCGCGCCGGCGGCGCCGATGCCCACCCACACCCCGTACGCGGTACCGATGGGCAGGGTCTTCGCGGCGTAGGACAGCAGCACCATGCTGGCGACGATCCCGGCGCCCGTGAACACACTGGGCCAGAGCCGGGTGAAGCCCTCGGTGAATTTCATGCCGATCGACCAGCCGACTTCGATCACACCGGCGACAACAAGAAGAACCCAGGCCATGACGGCACCTCCGAGACATCGAGCGATACGGGGTGCGTCGTCTTGTCGTACCCGGTACGGCGCGTCTCGTCGGGTTCTCCTCCACCGTAGCAAAAGGCGGGCAAAGGGCAGCGAAAAGGGCCGGTGACAAAGGCCACCGGCCCTTCTGCGTTTCCGTTCGGGTGCTAGAGGTAGAGCCCGGTGGAGTCCTCCGACCCCTCCAGCCGCTCCGCGGCCACGGCGTGCAGGTCCCGCTCGCGCATCAGCACGTACGTCGCACCCCGCACCTCGACCTCGGCACGGTCCTCGGGGTCGTACAGGACCCGGTCCCCGGGCTCGACCGTCCGTACGTTCTGCCCGACCGCGACCACCTCGGCCCAGGCCAGCCGCTTGCCCACCGCGGCCGTCGCCGGAATCAGGATGCCGCCGCCCGAGCGGCGCTCGCCCTCCGGCAGGTCGGACTTCACGAGCACGCGGTCGTGCAGCATGCGGATGGGCAGCTTGTCGTGGGTGGTGTTCTCGCTCACGACCCGAACCTACCTGCCCGCGGCCGCCCCGTGCCGCTCAGGGTCACGCGCGCCTGCGTCGTGCCGACAGGACAACCACACCGACCACACCCACCGCGAGCAGGGCGACCGGCACGATCCGCTCGGGGCGCGGAGTCCCGTCGTCGTGGCGCAGGCCGTCCCGCAGGTCCGTCAAGACGCGGTTCACCGTGGCGAAGGCCCGCCCGGCCGTGTGGTCGACGGTCGAGACGACCCGGGCCCGCGCGTCCCCGATGATCGTCTTCGGGTGCACGCGCACGCCGATCTCGTCGAGCGTCTCGGCGAGCTGCTCGCGGCGGCGGACGATGTCCGCTTCGATCTGTGCGGGAGTCCTGGCTTCGGGCACCGCGCTGCCTCCGTCGTCGTGGTCCGGGTGGGGGGTAGTCCCCGGTGAACAGTCTGTCAGCTTAGTCTCGAGACGTAGCGATCCCCTCTTGAGGAGACTGTCCAGATGAGCGAGCGACTCCAGCCGGGCGACACCGCCCCCGCCTTCACCCTGCCCGACGCGGACGGCAACGAGGTCTCGCTCGCCGACCACAAGGGCCGCAAGGTGATCGTGTACTTCTACCCGGCCGCCCTGACCCCGGGCTGCACCAAGCAGGCCTGCGACTTCACGGACAACCTGGACGTCCTGGCCACGGCCGGCTACGACGTCATCGGCGTCTCCCCGGACAAGCCGGAGAAGCTCGCGAAGTTCCGCGAGAAGGAGCACCTGAAGGTCACCCTGGTCGGCGACCCGGAGAAGGAGATCCTGACGGCGTACGGCGCGTACGGCGAGAAGAAGCTGTACGGCAAGACGGTCACCGGAGTCATCCGCTCCACGGTGGTCGTCGACGAGGCGGGCAAGGTCGAGCACGCCTTCTACAACGTCAAGGCCACGGGCCACGTAGCCAAGATCATCAAGGACCTGGGCATCTGACCCACCCCCGCCCGACGCAGCGGCCCGCACCCCACCCGGTGGGGGCCGCTCCGCTTATCGGACGAAACCGGCCGTAACCGCCCGACTATCGGTCCGTTACTCCATACGAGTGCCGCGCACGCGGCCGGTAAGGAGAGTGATGGCGGTCCGATACACGCGAGAGCTGCTGGAAGCCGCGGCCCGCGAGACGAACAACTGGGACGACGCAGTCCGATGGTGCGGCGGCACGCCGACCAGCGGCAGCAGGCGCTATCTGCGGGCGAAGATGCGGGAAGCGGAGATCGACTGTTCCCACTTCCCCACGAAATGGGCCCGGCACACGGAGGAGCGGCTCCGGGAGCTGGCGGCCGAATCCACGTCCATCTCGGAGGTGGTCAGCCGACTCGGTATCAGCAACGTCGGCGGTAACCAGACACACATCGCGCGGCGGATCGCGGCTCTCGGCATCGGCACATCGCATTTCCTCACCACCCGGGGGCGCCCCAAGGGCTCTCTGGGGCCTGCGCTCTCACTCAGGGACCCGCAGGACGGCCGAGTCCCCGGCGAGCGCTTGCGACGAGAGCTGCTGAAAGTCGGCGTTCCCGAGGAATGCGCCGAGTGCGGCGCTGGCACGGTATGGAACGGCAAACCACTCCGACACGAGGTCGATCACATCAGTGGCGAGTGGTGGGACAACCGGCGGGAAAACCTCCGGATCCTGTGCCCCAACTGCCATGCGGCTACGGACACGTACCGCGGCCGCAAGGCGAGGAGGGCGGCATGAGCGAGGTCAAGTACACGCGGGACCTACTGAGCCGAACCGCGCCACTGGCGAACAGCTTGGTCGACCTCATGCGGCTTCTGGACGCCCCGCTGCTGGCCGGCCCTCGGCGATACCTGCGTGACAGGCTGGCTCACTACGGCATCGACACGTCCCACTTCGTCGACGAGCCACTCCCTGAACGGGTCCGACAGCGCTACACGGAGGAACGGCTCCGCGAAGCGGCCGCCCACACGGACAGCATCACGGGGATGCTGGCCTACATGGGCGTCGAGCCTTACAACAGCGCCCCCGTCCATATCGCCAGGCTCCTCGAACGGTTCGGGATAGACA
Above is a genomic segment from Streptomyces sp. NBC_01233 containing:
- the bcp gene encoding thioredoxin-dependent thiol peroxidase, with translation MSERLQPGDTAPAFTLPDADGNEVSLADHKGRKVIVYFYPAALTPGCTKQACDFTDNLDVLATAGYDVIGVSPDKPEKLAKFREKEHLKVTLVGDPEKEILTAYGAYGEKKLYGKTVTGVIRSTVVVDEAGKVEHAFYNVKATGHVAKIIKDLGI
- a CDS encoding HNH endonuclease, which produces MAVRYTRELLEAAARETNNWDDAVRWCGGTPTSGSRRYLRAKMREAEIDCSHFPTKWARHTEERLRELAAESTSISEVVSRLGISNVGGNQTHIARRIAALGIGTSHFLTTRGRPKGSLGPALSLRDPQDGRVPGERLRRELLKVGVPEECAECGAGTVWNGKPLRHEVDHISGEWWDNRRENLRILCPNCHAATDTYRGRKARRAA
- a CDS encoding ABC transporter ATP-binding protein, whose translation is MADTDALISLDGVEKVFDVRRRVSLMRREKRRVRAVDGISFEVARGEMVGYIGPNGAGKSTTIKMLTGILTPSGGRLRVAGIDPSRERMRLAHRIGVVFGQRTTLWWDLPLKDSYGLMRRMYRIPAARFAENLERCVDRLDLAELLDVPVRQLSLGQRMRGDIAAALLHDPEVLYLDEPTIGLDVVSKAKVRGFLRQLNEELGTTVLLTTHDLQDIEQLCERVMVIDHGRLMYDGALDGLHAAGSAGSAGESERTLVVDLERELAPIEVAGARVVKVEGPRQWLAFPAGTSAAPLVAAVAAEYPLVDLSVREPDIEDVIARMYAGRG
- a CDS encoding ABC transporter permease; amino-acid sequence: MRLYLAVAAGGFRRYATYGTATAAGVFTNTTFGFIVAYTYIALWDERPGLGGYGQAQALTFVWVSQSLLAAGALIGGGFQEEIQERVRTGDIAVDLYRPADLQMWWLAADMGRAGFQLLGRGLVPLVAGALAFRLALPTDPLRWLLFLLSVALGLVVSFAVRYLLGLLAFWLMDGSGINMMATVVSIFFSGMLLPLTVFPGDFGEFVRVLPWAAMLQVPMDVLLGKHAGAGGAAGALGFQAGWALVLLGAGRLLQSAATRKVVVQGG
- a CDS encoding DUF3618 domain-containing protein produces the protein MPEARTPAQIEADIVRRREQLAETLDEIGVRVHPKTIIGDARARVVSTVDHTAGRAFATVNRVLTDLRDGLRHDDGTPRPERIVPVALLAVGVVGVVVLSARRRRA
- a CDS encoding transglycosylase domain-containing protein encodes the protein MSDQSPPPGWTPRDPDTPPEARRPRANQRPRQQPGDRQPEDRQQRQSEPQPRPPAPGKKPRRKRTGWRRLIPTWRMVLGAVLLLALLVGGALVAGYLLVDIPPANAAATAQSNVYLYSDGSQIARDGEVNRVNVPLSQIPRTVQEAVLAAEDRDFYAERAVDPKAMLRAAWNTATGKGTQSGSTITQQYVKNYYLGQEQTIKRKVKEFFIAIKLGREKSKDYILEGYLNTSYFGRNAYGIQAAAQAYYGKDVSNLTTAEGAYLATLLNSPSAFDVVAHPQSRPRALARWNYVLDGMVKKGWLSETERAATQFPEPGKVRAAAGLSGQRGYLVEAIKDYIVENKILDDKTLAEGGYRITSTIDKRRQNAFVAAVDEQMVGKLDPEKRKADRLVRAGGVSIDPATGKVVAMYGGIDYTKQYVNNATRHDYQVASTFKPFVFASAVENDSRTQDGRRITPNTVYNGDNRRPVVGGRIRFNPENEGRVSYGNITVNTATDLSVNAVYAQMAVDVGTSKVKQTAIDLGIPADTPNFVPGPAMALGTMQASVLDMTQAYATLADHGRRTPYTFLEKITKGGDTIGLPERTPTQAISREAADTTTSMLVSVVDNGTGTAALAAGHPAAGKTGTGELDRSAWFAAYTPNLVTVVSMMGQDPDTGTLQSLYGALGEARIGGGGYPARIWAAYTKTALEATDPVDFDLELQPGAAQPPPPSPESNPPQETPEDEFTPRPPVRPSPPTGGQTQGGRDNGGQNQGGRNNGGQNQGGQDNGGQDNGGQTQGGQNNAGQDNGGQTQGGQDNGGTTQGTQGTTGTQGADGGPAEGLRPPPSAFLE
- a CDS encoding ABC transporter permease, whose product is MWIRSTMTYRASFALSAFGNAAITLLDFVAIFIMFSHVDVLGGFTLPEIALLYGSCSASLGLADLLMGNTDRIGARIRDGSLDTMLVRPVPVLAQVAADRFALRRLGRVMQGLGVLGWALWTLEVDWTAGKVLMVPVMIVAGAAIFAAVMVTGAAFQFVAGDAAEVQNSFTYGGCTMLQYPPTVFGKDLLRGVTFIVPLAFVNWLPALHVLGRPDPLGLPGWVAYLSPLVAFLVFLPASLAWRAGVRSYRSTGS
- a CDS encoding DMT family transporter produces the protein MAWVLLVVAGVIEVGWSIGMKFTEGFTRLWPSVFTGAGIVASMVLLSYAAKTLPIGTAYGVWVGIGAAGAAVLGMAVLGEPVTASRIFFICLLLVAVVGLKVTSGH
- a CDS encoding GroES family chaperonin, with product MSENTTHDKLPIRMLHDRVLVKSDLPEGERRSGGGILIPATAAVGKRLAWAEVVAVGQNVRTVEPGDRVLYDPEDRAEVEVRGATYVLMRERDLHAVAAERLEGSEDSTGLYL